The Anticarsia gemmatalis isolate Benzon Research Colony breed Stoneville strain chromosome 29, ilAntGemm2 primary, whole genome shotgun sequence genome window below encodes:
- the LOC142985191 gene encoding uncharacterized protein LOC142985191 isoform X1: MDFEQIVVKEGPGLCRCCLTEGCYKDLGKEYTWMNETEVYADMLLECFDISITQHNEGPNGPNRLICEVCITRLRDACYFKKQVQDSEKKFIDMMGRGEFRSKNAGATDTVVIFQQQMKTEAASDVPANVVDAEVEFLDEEIGFADDAEDDDTIEDPEPSVSDITVSSLPIKGKRGRPKKTTAKTDKKAKIAKLDDKPKAVKSIGKDLKPKKYKGNESSSMKRRRNLQILFNNTTIIPFKWRGKYMCFYCSKDITEYTELRKHTKSHGNCSTRDYSLKVLKGGQNMEIKIDVSEIACEVCSEPFPSFEEIVSHLFVKHNLEYDRTVDMAIEEYRLIDLSCMICEEKFTYFGYLVSHVNTNHPKNCLICDKCNQKFNKKRDLFSHIKNYHREGGYCCDMCPQIFSSLNILRKHRNNRHLTRCSVCDLKLPSAALKQKHMELEHPDDGSLQCDNCFKEFHTKQGLKMHSRKCKAENLLDIDVKIKKEDLIAMDLDQNYEDPVKRPSVKQIRENIVIVINMSTAIPFNFYKNKFNCFYCSKDFQDSDLLREHTVLEHPVCDVKQDCIKKCRESVACVKIDISSLACKICFESMTDLENLLDHLITKHNANYDKSITTCLQPYRLIKDHMVCPNCPAEVFRFFGTLLKHMNKKHTNNNIICVYCGQTFRRDQNLRVHIWRHHRDGRFKCNICGAECNIPSRLYMHMARNHGVKAAKCPKCPESFATQYLRQKHLIEAHDCGHKCSYCGKLFTRNSFMRDHVRRTHLKEKNVECSICNMKFFNNILLRRHMVKHSGEKNFHCDICGERFFWRKSLRTHMARHNKHLNPVAI; encoded by the exons ATGGATTTCGAGCAGATTGTGGTGAAAGAGGGCCCGGGGCTTTGCCGGTGCTGTCTTACAGAAGGATGCTACAAAGACTTGGGCAAGGAATACACTTGGATGAATGAGACCGAGGTTTACGCTGATATGCTGTTAGAATGCTTCGATATCAGT ATCACCCAACACAATGAAGGTCCGAATGGTCCTAATCGTCTCATCTGTGAGGTGTGCATCACCCGGCTGCGAGATGCTTGCTACTTCAAGAAACAAGTTCAAGACTCAGAGAAGAAGTTCATTGATATGATGGGACGAGGAGAGTTTAGGTCTAAGAATGCTG GCGCAACAGACACAGTAGTGATCTTCCAGCAGCAGATGAAGACTGAAGCGGCTTCAGACGTCCCGGCGAACGTCGTTGACGCTGAAGTGGAGTTCCTGGACGAGGAGATTGGTTTTGCTGATG ACGCAGAAGACGACGACACCATAGAGGACCCGGAGCCGTCAGTATCAGACATAACGGTCAGTTCCCTGCCCATCAAGGGCAAGCGCGGCAGACCGAAGAAGACCACAGCAAAGACCGACAAGAAGGCTAAGATCGCCAAGTTGGATGACAAGCCGAAAGCTGTCAAATCTATTGGAAAAG ATTTAAAACCGAAGAAATACAAAGGCAATGAATCATCATCGATGAAACGACGGCGGAACCTACAAATATTGTTCAACAACACTACAATTATACCGTTTAAGTGGCGAGGGAAATATATGTGCTTTTATTGTAGTAAAGATATAACGGAATATACTGAGCTCAGAAAGCATACTAAAAGTCACGGGAATTGTTCTACAAgagattattctttaaaagtTCTGAAAGGAGGGcagaatatggaaataaaaattGATGTTTCGGAAATTGCTTGCGAGGTCTGCTCGGAACCGTTTCCGTCTTTCGAAGAGATCGTCAgtcatttatttgttaaacataATTTGGAGTACGATAGAACTGTAGATATGGCTATAGAAGAATATAGACTTATAGATCTTAGTTGTATGATTTGCGAAGAGAAATTCACGTATTTCGGTTATCTAGTATCACATGTAAACACGAACCATCCGAAAAATTGCCTTATATGCGATAAATGTAAtcaaaaatttaacaaaaaaagagATTTGTTTTCTCATATAAAGAATTATCATCGCGAAGGCGGGTACTGTTGCGATATGTGCCCCCAAATATTTAGTTCGTTAAACATTTTGAGGAAACATAGAAATAATAGACATTTAACTAGATGTAGTGTGTGCGATTTGAAGTTACCGTCGGCTGCTTTGAAGCAAAAACACATGGAGTTAGAACATCCGGACGATGGGTCTTTACAATGCGATAATTGTTTCAAAGAATTCCATACAAAACAAGGCTTAAAAATGCACAGCAGAAAATGCAAAGCGGAAAATTTGCTAGACATTGAcgtgaaaattaaaaaagaagacCTAATTGCTATGGATTTGGATCAAAATTACGAAGATCCCGTCAAAAGACCTAGTGTCAAacaaataagagagaatattgtaatagttataaatatgtcTACGGCCAtaccttttaatttttataagaataagtTCAACTGTTTTTACTGCTCGAAAGATTTCCAAGATTCTGATTTGTTGCGGGAACACACTGTTTTAGAACATCCTGTGTGCGATGTCAAACAAGactgtataaaaaaatgcagaGAATCGGTGGCTTGTGTTAAAATAGATATATCTTCCCTCGCTTGTAAAATTTGCTTTGAATCTATGACAGATCTCGAAAACCTACTCGATCATTTGATAACCAAACACAATGCTAATTACGACAAATCGATTACTACTTGCCTTCAACCTTACAGGCTGATAAAAGACCACATGGTCTGCCCTAACTGTCCGGCAGAAGTTTTCCGATTCTTCGGCACTTTGCTCAAACATATGAACAAgaaacatactaataataatattatatgcgTCTACTGTGGTCAAACTTTTCGCCGCGATCAGAATTTACGCGTGCATATATGGAGGCATCATCGAGATGGTCGTTTTAAGTGCAATATTTGTGGAGCTGAATGCAATATACCTTCGAGATTGTACATGCATATGGCCAGGAACCATGGTGTTAAGGCTGCGAAATGTCCGAAATGTCCTGAAAGTTTTGCTACCCAATATTTGAGACAGAAACATTTAATAGAAGCCCACGACTGCGGTCACAAATGTTCGTATTGTGGGAAACTGTTTACTAGAAATTCGTTCATGCGTGATCATGTTAGAAGGACTCATTTGAAAGAGAAAAATGTTGAATGTTCTATATGCAATATGaagttctttaataatattttactaagaaGACATATGGTTAAGCATAGTGGGGAGAAGAATTTTCACTGTGATATTTGCGGGGAAAGATTTTTCTGGAGAAAAAGTTTGAGGACGCATATGGCTAGGCATAATAAGCATTTGAATCCTGTTGCTATATAA
- the LOC142985191 gene encoding uncharacterized protein LOC142985191 isoform X2: MDFEQIVVKEGPGLCRCCLTEGCYKDLGKEYTWMNETEVYADMLLECFDISITQHNEGPNGPNRLICEVCITRLRDACYFKKQVQDSEKKFIDMMGRGEFRSKNAGATDTVVIFQQQMKTEAASDVPANVVDAEVEFLDEEIGFADDAEDDDTIEDPEPSVSDITVSSLPIKGKRGRPKKTTAKTDKKAKIAKLDDKPKAVKSIGKDEMPVPFARCTSERRRKNLKTIFNNTTIIPFKWRGKYLCFYCGKSYPDYPEFRKHTKSHGLCNTKDYSLKLIKGNNIEIKIDVSEIICEICNEPFNRFEEIIDHLIGKHHLEYDKEVEIPFQEYRLVDFKCLLCEEQFSYFGYLVSHVNNMHPQNCFICYYCGGRVNKKRDLALHIRNYHREGGYPCDLCLKTFDTLQSLRRHQNNTHFRQCKNCNSKFASMSLLQKHIQVSHPQDESNIKCSYCSKEFHSSIGLRQHISKCKVKIISQAQPEFLTEDTLEPKKKQNILQIRQNIQCVLNMSTAVPFKFFSKYSCFYCSKKFLDFDELREHTDNEHPVCELKQKCMKKCKGERITVKIDISDLACKVCCLPMSDLDVLIDHLISEHKANYDKSITGCLEPFRIIKDNMPCPICPDKIFRYFGILLRHVNAEHSNNNRICDFCGRSFRNAANLNVHITYSHTGSCECDICGVKYKNQWCLARHRAKTHNAKEHKCTKCPESFTSQYHKQKHMIKMHNIGHKCDYCDKMFTRNSFMKDHIRRTHLKEKNVPCSICNEKFFDNYLLRMHMVKHEGDRKFCCTVCGKDFLRKSNLASHMEMHKKYGHVQLQI, encoded by the exons ATGGATTTCGAGCAGATTGTGGTGAAAGAGGGCCCGGGGCTTTGCCGGTGCTGTCTTACAGAAGGATGCTACAAAGACTTGGGCAAGGAATACACTTGGATGAATGAGACCGAGGTTTACGCTGATATGCTGTTAGAATGCTTCGATATCAGT ATCACCCAACACAATGAAGGTCCGAATGGTCCTAATCGTCTCATCTGTGAGGTGTGCATCACCCGGCTGCGAGATGCTTGCTACTTCAAGAAACAAGTTCAAGACTCAGAGAAGAAGTTCATTGATATGATGGGACGAGGAGAGTTTAGGTCTAAGAATGCTG GCGCAACAGACACAGTAGTGATCTTCCAGCAGCAGATGAAGACTGAAGCGGCTTCAGACGTCCCGGCGAACGTCGTTGACGCTGAAGTGGAGTTCCTGGACGAGGAGATTGGTTTTGCTGATG ACGCAGAAGACGACGACACCATAGAGGACCCGGAGCCGTCAGTATCAGACATAACGGTCAGTTCCCTGCCCATCAAGGGCAAGCGCGGCAGACCGAAGAAGACCACAGCAAAGACCGACAAGAAGGCTAAGATCGCCAAGTTGGATGACAAGCCGAAAGCTGTCAAATCTATTGGAAAAG atGAAATGCCTGTGCCGTTCGCAAGGTGTACCTCTGAGAGGCGAAGGAAAAATCTCAAAACTATATTCAACAATACTACTATAATACCGTTCAAATGGCGAGGCAAATATCTTTGCTTTTATTGCGGCAAAAGTTACCCAGATTATCCAGAATTCAGAAAGCATACTAAGTCCCACGGTCTGTGCAATACTAAAGATTATTCACTTAAACTAATCAAAGGTAACAATATCGAGATAAAAATCGATGTATCGGAAATCATTTGCGAGATTTGCAACGAACCTTTTAATCGATTTGAAGAAATAATCGATCATTTGATAGGAAAACATCATTTGGAGTACGACAAGGAGGTCGAAATACCCTTTCAAGAATACCGGTTGGTTGACTTTAAATGCCTTTTGTGCGAAGAACAGTTCTCTTATTTCGGTTATTTAGTATCCCATGTGAATAATATGCATCcgcaaaattgttttatttgctaCTATTGTGGAGGACGTGTGAATAAAAAAAGAGACTTAGCGTTGCATATAAGGAACTATCATCGCGAAGGCGGCTACCCTTGCGATCTATGCCTTAAAACTTTCGACACATTACAATCTTTGAGACGACATCAAAATAACACGCATTTTCGTCAATGTAAAAACTGCAATTCTAAATTTGCTTCAATGTCCCTTTTGCAGAAACATATACAAGTTTCTCATCCACAAGATGaatctaatattaaatgtaGTTACTGTTCCAAAGAGTTCCATTCATCTATAGGTTTAAGACAGCACATAAGTAAGTGTAAAGTAAAAATCATTTCTCAAGCACAACCCGAATTTTTAACAGAAGACACTCTGGAACCGAAAAAGAAGCAGAATATATTGCAAATTCGGCAAAATATACAATGTGTTTTAAACATGTCGACCGCAGTACCTTTTAAATTCTTTTCAAAGTACTCCTGCTTTTATTGCTCAAAGAAATTTCTAGATTTCGACGAGTTGAGAGAGCATACGGACAATGAACACCCAGTTTGCGAATTGAAGCAAAAATGCATGAAGAAATGTAAAGGGGAAAGGATTACTGTTAAAATTGATATCTCTGATCTAGCTTGCAAAGTTTGTTGCTTACCGATGTCGGATTTAGACGTTTTAATCGACCATTTAATAAGTGAACATAAAGCTAACTACGACAAGTCTATAACCGGTTGTTTAGAGCCTTTTAGAATTATAAAGGATAACATGCCTTGTCCCATCTGCCCGGATAAGATCTTTAGATATTTCGGCATATTACTAAGGCACGTCAACGCAGAACATAGTAATAATAACAGAATTTGCGATTTCTGCGGCCGTAGCTTCAGAAACGCGGCGAATTTGAACGTACATATAACTTATTCACATACAGGATCGTGTGAATGTGATATCTGCGGCGTTAAATACAAGAACCAATGGTGTTTAGCGAGACACAGAGCGAAAACGCACAACGCGAAAGAACACAAGTGCACGAAATGCCCAGAATCTTTCACTTCCCAGTATCATAAGCAAAAACACATGATAAAAATGCATAATATAGGTCATAAGTGTGATTACTGCGATAAAATGTTCACGAGAAACTCCTTTATGAAAGACCATATAAGAAGGACTCATTTGAAGGAGAAAAATGTACCCTGTTCAATTTGCAATGAGAAATTTTTCGATAATTATTTGTTGAGGATGCATATGGTTAAACACGAAGGCGATAGAAAGTTTTGCTGTACGGTTTGCGGGAAAGACTTTTTGAGGAAAAGTAATCTGGCTTCGCATATGGAGATGCATAAAAAATATGGCCATGTACAGTTGCAGATTTGA
- the LOC142985191 gene encoding uncharacterized protein LOC142985191 isoform X7 yields MDFEQIVVKEGPGLCRCCLTEGCYKDLGKEYTWMNETEVYADMLLECFDISITQHNEGPNGPNRLICEVCITRLRDACYFKKQVQDSEKKFIDMMGRGEFRSKNAGATDTVVIFQQQMKTEAASDVPANVVDAEVEFLDEEIGFADDAEDDDTIEDPEPSVSDITVSSLPIKGKRGRPKKTTAKTDKKAKIAKLDDKPKAVKSIGKGDAEAPSKSSMTSTKRNKLMKRNAIIIIENTTVIPFKWHRQNYLCFYCHLTFKDHEMLKTHTVKEHKKSNIKAAVSYLRRDEKVKIDVSTLQCKICNNDYNTLEDLLQHLKTHNKIFTEECGYGIIPYKLNEHFHCAVCKQEFQYFTKLNQHMNEHFGNYICELCGKSFLSQGRLRCHSLTHGSKFRCNVCSETFDSLTQKNNHESKVHKKDKLLKCFYCNETFQNYNQRKRHHSLFHDIKVPEYNCPVCDKTFQIMSKMRVHLKEVHIREKNFSCTMCEQKFFSKTHVQKHMVKHFGERVHQCEVCKKSYARRQTLKDHMRIHSNDRRYICSVCSQGFVQNNSMRLHMKVHHPEVVTA; encoded by the exons ATGGATTTCGAGCAGATTGTGGTGAAAGAGGGCCCGGGGCTTTGCCGGTGCTGTCTTACAGAAGGATGCTACAAAGACTTGGGCAAGGAATACACTTGGATGAATGAGACCGAGGTTTACGCTGATATGCTGTTAGAATGCTTCGATATCAGT ATCACCCAACACAATGAAGGTCCGAATGGTCCTAATCGTCTCATCTGTGAGGTGTGCATCACCCGGCTGCGAGATGCTTGCTACTTCAAGAAACAAGTTCAAGACTCAGAGAAGAAGTTCATTGATATGATGGGACGAGGAGAGTTTAGGTCTAAGAATGCTG GCGCAACAGACACAGTAGTGATCTTCCAGCAGCAGATGAAGACTGAAGCGGCTTCAGACGTCCCGGCGAACGTCGTTGACGCTGAAGTGGAGTTCCTGGACGAGGAGATTGGTTTTGCTGATG ACGCAGAAGACGACGACACCATAGAGGACCCGGAGCCGTCAGTATCAGACATAACGGTCAGTTCCCTGCCCATCAAGGGCAAGCGCGGCAGACCGAAGAAGACCACAGCAAAGACCGACAAGAAGGCTAAGATCGCCAAGTTGGATGACAAGCCGAAAGCTGTCAAATCTATTGGAAAAG gTGACGCTGAGGCCCCAAGTAAGTCCTCGATGACGTCAacgaaaagaaataaattgatGAAGAGAAACGCTATTATTATCATAGAGAACACCACAGTAATACCTTTTAAATGGCATAGACAAAATTATCTATGCTTCTACTgtcatttgacatttaaagaccatgaaatgttaaaaacacatACGGTTAAAGAACATAAGAAATCTAATATCAAGGCAGCCGTTTCGTACTTAAGAAGAGATGAGAAAGTTAAAATTGATGTTTCTACTCTACAATGTAAAATATGCAATAACGACTATAATACTCTAGAAGACTTATTACAACATTTGAAGACACACAATAAAATTTTCACAGAAGAATGTGGCTACGGGATTATACCGTACAAATTGAATGAGCATTTCCATTGCGCGGTTTGTAAACAAGAGTTCCAGTACTTCACCAAACTTAACCAGCATATGAACGAGCATTTCGGAAACTACATTTGCGAATTGTGCGGCAAATCTTTCTTGTCTCAGGGTAGATTAAGATGTCATTCTCTAACTCACGGCTCTAAGTTTCGATGCAACGTTTGTTCGGAGACTTTCGACTCGTTAACTCAAAAAAATAATCACGAAAGCAAAGTacataaaaaagataaattactcaaatgtttttattgcaaCGAAACCTTTCAGAATTACAATCAGAGAAAACGTCATCACAGTTTATTTCATGATATCAAAGTACCGGAATACAATTGTCCCGTGTGCGATAAAACGTTTCAAATTATGAGCAAAATGCGGGTACATTTGAAAGAGGTGCATATAAGGGAGAAAAATTTCAGCTGTACTATGTGCGAGCAGAAGTTTTTCTCGAAAACTCATGTGCAAAAACATATGGTTAAACATTTTGGGGAGCGGGTCCATCAATGTGAAGTGTGTAAGAAGTCGTATGCGAGGAGACAGACTTTGAAAGACCATATGAGGATACATAGTAATGATAGAAGGTATATTTGTTCTGTTTGTAGTCAGGGTTTTGTTCAGAATAATAGTATGAGGTTGCATATGAAAGTACACCATCCCGAGGTAGTGACTGCTTGA
- the LOC142985191 gene encoding uncharacterized protein LOC142985191 isoform X3, with product MDFEQIVVKEGPGLCRCCLTEGCYKDLGKEYTWMNETEVYADMLLECFDISITQHNEGPNGPNRLICEVCITRLRDACYFKKQVQDSEKKFIDMMGRGEFRSKNAGATDTVVIFQQQMKTEAASDVPANVVDAEVEFLDEEIGFADDAEDDDTIEDPEPSVSDITVSSLPIKGKRGRPKKTTAKTDKKAKIAKLDDKPKAVKSIGKGPHREAPKRSANFYRRENLVTLFNHTTLVPFKWRGKYLCFYCGLDFDCYKRLIKHTQRHGLCSDEDRAIKLVKSADTEIKLDVSYIGCRICSYSFTNLDDIINHLMIKHDIHYNKNAKLMLTTYKLADLECMVCDKKFDYFAKLVIHMNSSHPSECFSCGECKQIFNKKRDLCTHVRNYHRQSYPCVRCGESFETNVVLQHHRLHAHQSTCNICLQTFSSDLKRLKHMKDDHTSDEVQCGVCHQILSTKQAVLRHAPKCTIKKESLETIVVDDEDKKIATKDLRTSIATIINMSTAMPFKFFMSKFRCFYCTRDFTHCDGLKEHTIMEHPQCEVGDKSMKMRNRYDGVKIKIDTSNLSCKLCLETVDDLNSLVQHLTTEHKIQCNITIEDHLQPFKLIKNNYPCPLCDEVYRYFGLLLKHVSKSHTGNKYICVFCGQSFRTDPNLRAHTIRYHSVSNNKFECNQCDMIFPTYVNLKSHLGKDHGIKMFKCLECNEKFTTQYWMQRHMLLSHGGGHKCSYCDKAFIKYSFMVNHIRRVHLKEKNVKCRICTESFFDRQRLKMHMIKHVGERNFHCDICNKKFLWKRNLRAHIASHVRNANQAGIT from the exons ATGGATTTCGAGCAGATTGTGGTGAAAGAGGGCCCGGGGCTTTGCCGGTGCTGTCTTACAGAAGGATGCTACAAAGACTTGGGCAAGGAATACACTTGGATGAATGAGACCGAGGTTTACGCTGATATGCTGTTAGAATGCTTCGATATCAGT ATCACCCAACACAATGAAGGTCCGAATGGTCCTAATCGTCTCATCTGTGAGGTGTGCATCACCCGGCTGCGAGATGCTTGCTACTTCAAGAAACAAGTTCAAGACTCAGAGAAGAAGTTCATTGATATGATGGGACGAGGAGAGTTTAGGTCTAAGAATGCTG GCGCAACAGACACAGTAGTGATCTTCCAGCAGCAGATGAAGACTGAAGCGGCTTCAGACGTCCCGGCGAACGTCGTTGACGCTGAAGTGGAGTTCCTGGACGAGGAGATTGGTTTTGCTGATG ACGCAGAAGACGACGACACCATAGAGGACCCGGAGCCGTCAGTATCAGACATAACGGTCAGTTCCCTGCCCATCAAGGGCAAGCGCGGCAGACCGAAGAAGACCACAGCAAAGACCGACAAGAAGGCTAAGATCGCCAAGTTGGATGACAAGCCGAAAGCTGTCAAATCTATTGGAAAAG GACCGCATAGGGAGGCACCAAAGCGAAGTGCTAATTTCTATCGGAGGGAGAATCTGGTAACGCTATTCAACCATACCACACTTGTACCGTTTAAATGGCGAGgaaaatatctttgtttttacTGCGGCCTCGATTTCGACTGCTACAAACGCCTTATAAAGCACACGCAACGTCACGGCCTCTGTTCAGACGAAGACAGGGCTATAAAACTAGTCAAATCTGCTGATACAGAAATTAAACTGGACGTTTCGTACATTGGCTGTAGAATTTGCTCTTATTCCTTCACAAATTTAGACGATATTATCAACCATTTGATGATTAAACAtgatatacattataataagaaCGCTAAGCTCATGCTAACGACTTACAAGCTTGCGGATCTCGAATGCATGGTTTGCGACAAAAAGTTCGATTACTTTGCGAAATTAGTCATTCATATGAACAGCAGTCATCCTAGTGAATGCTTCTCTTGCGGCGAATGCAAGCAAATCTTCAACAAGAAGCGAGATTTATGCACTCACGTAAGGAACTATCATCGGCAGAGCTACCCATGTGTGCGATGTGGCGAGAGCTTCGAAACTAATGTTGTTCTGCAACACCACAGGTTACACGCTCACCAATCAACTTGCAACATCTGTTTGCAAACTTTCTCGTCTGATTTAAAAAGGTTAAAACATATGAAAGACGATCATACGTCGGATGAAGTCCAATGCGGAGTTTGCCATCAAATTTTGAGCACGAAGCAGGCAGTCTTGCGTCACGCCCCGAAATGTACTATCAAAAAGGAAAGCTTGGAAACGATTGTCGTTGATGATGAAGATAAGAAAATAGCCACCAAAGATTTAAGAACAAGTATTGCTACGATCATCAACATGTCGACTGCAATGCCTTTCAAATTCTTCATGAGCAAATTTCGCTGTTTCTATTGCACTAGAGATTTCACACATTGTGACGGTTTGAAAGAACATACGATTATGGAGCACCCACAATGTGAAGTTGGGGATAAGAGTATGAAGATGCGAAACCGATACGACGgtgttaaaatcaaaattgacACTTCGAACTTGTCTTGCAAGTTATGCCTTGAAACTGTAGACGATTTGAACAGTCTCGTTCAACATTTAACTACTGAACATAAGATCCAGTGCAATATCACTATTGAGGACCATCTACAACCTTTCAAATTGATCAAGAATAACTATCCTTGCCCTCTCTGCGATGAGGTGTACCGCTATTTCGGTTTGCTATTAAAACACGTAAGCAAAAGTCATAcgggaaataaatatatttgcgtTTTCTGCGGTCAGTCTTTCAGAACTGATCCGAATCTTCGCGCTCATACGATAAGATACCACTCAGTTTCGAATAATAAGTTCGAATGCAATCAATGCGACATGATATTCCCTACTTACGTCAATTTGAAATCTCATCTTGGCAAAGACCATGGGATAAAAATGTTCAAGTGTCTGGAATGCAATGAGAAGTTTACAACTCAATACTGGATGCAACGCCACATGCTTTTGTCACACGGCGGCGGTCACAAATGTTCATATTGCGACAAAGCTTTTATCAAATACTCGTTCATGGTCAATCATATAAGACGTGTGCATTTGAAAGAGAAAAACGTGAAATGTAGAATTTGTACCGAGAGTTTCTTCGACAGGCAACGGTTGAAGATGCACATGATTAAGCACGTTGGGGAAAGGAATTTCCATTGcgatatttgtaataaaaagttcCTTTGGAAGAGGAATTTGAGGGCCCATATTGCCTCTCATGTTAGGAACGCGAATCAAGCTGGGATTACCTAG
- the LOC142985191 gene encoding uncharacterized protein LOC142985191 isoform X4: MDFEQIVVKEGPGLCRCCLTEGCYKDLGKEYTWMNETEVYADMLLECFDISITQHNEGPNGPNRLICEVCITRLRDACYFKKQVQDSEKKFIDMMGRGEFRSKNAGATDTVVIFQQQMKTEAASDVPANVVDAEVEFLDEEIGFADDAEDDDTIEDPEPSVSDITVSSLPIKGKRGRPKKTTAKTDKKAKIAKLDDKPKAVKSIGKGSKFDTVEDKYKKMEIARKLVLKRRNVEYVLQYSNVTPFMWHKGKYRCFYCNETTKDPSLLRQHTANVHQFANLELVVFDRTKNNRNKDAAIKIDVTGISCKLCPQAVTSLEELIHHLIIAHDAEYDVSVPNCLLPFKLDKDQPTCPTCNMKFVFFEYLLRHANKHHLSHHYMCDVCGTSFQGENHLKMHYRYYHREGGYTCEYCGISLATLSKKILHEKNVHLVNLSTCPHCPETFKSPYLKKLHLANVHGVEELKIKCPYCPKVYPQESIMSRHMRRVHLREKNVECEVCGDKFFGSYDVKLHMVKHNGDKKFVCSVCGKKFSKRSNLNSHSVLHTREKEFVCSVCNKAFAHQTNLKMHLRNRHSQFEESRIDEIDDNEMVQMEIIQDELETQVAGQYIQ; this comes from the exons ATGGATTTCGAGCAGATTGTGGTGAAAGAGGGCCCGGGGCTTTGCCGGTGCTGTCTTACAGAAGGATGCTACAAAGACTTGGGCAAGGAATACACTTGGATGAATGAGACCGAGGTTTACGCTGATATGCTGTTAGAATGCTTCGATATCAGT ATCACCCAACACAATGAAGGTCCGAATGGTCCTAATCGTCTCATCTGTGAGGTGTGCATCACCCGGCTGCGAGATGCTTGCTACTTCAAGAAACAAGTTCAAGACTCAGAGAAGAAGTTCATTGATATGATGGGACGAGGAGAGTTTAGGTCTAAGAATGCTG GCGCAACAGACACAGTAGTGATCTTCCAGCAGCAGATGAAGACTGAAGCGGCTTCAGACGTCCCGGCGAACGTCGTTGACGCTGAAGTGGAGTTCCTGGACGAGGAGATTGGTTTTGCTGATG ACGCAGAAGACGACGACACCATAGAGGACCCGGAGCCGTCAGTATCAGACATAACGGTCAGTTCCCTGCCCATCAAGGGCAAGCGCGGCAGACCGAAGAAGACCACAGCAAAGACCGACAAGAAGGCTAAGATCGCCAAGTTGGATGACAAGCCGAAAGCTGTCAAATCTATTGGAAAAG gtTCAAAATTCGATACTGTGGAGGACAAATATAAGAAAATGGAGATCGCACGTAAGCTTGTGTTAAAGAGACGTAATGTGGAATATGTACTACAATATAGTAATGTTACACCTTTTATGTGGCACAAGGGAAAATACAGATGCTTTTACTGCAATGAAACGACCAAAGATCCAAGTTTGTTACGACAGCATACAGCAAATGTACACCAATTTGCCAATCTAGAACTTGTTGTCTTCgatagaacaaaaaataataggaaTAAAGACGCTGCAATAAAAATTGATGTTACTGGAATCTCCTGCAAACTTTGTCCCCAAGCTGTAACGAGCTTAGAAGAATTGATACATCATTTGATCATCGCTCACGATGCTGAGTACGATGTGAGCGTACCCAACTGCTTACTACCTTTCAAATTAGATAAAGACCAACCCACCTGTCCCACTTGTAACATGAAATTCGTTTTCTTTGAGTACCTATTACGACATGCAAATAAACATCATCTATCTCATCACTACATGTGTGATGTTTGTGGAACCAGTTTCCAAGGAGAGAATCATTTGAAAATGCACTACAGATACTATCATAGAGAAGGAGGCTATACTTGTGAGTACTGCGGTATTAGTCTTGCGACATTATCCAAAAAGATTCTACACGAAAAGAACGTGCATTTGGTAAATTTGTCCACATGTCCCCACTGCCCAGAGACTTTCAAATCTCCATATTTGAAGAAACTACATTTAGCAAACGTTCATGGCGTCGAAGAGCTAAAAATCAAATGTCCTTATTGCCCGAAAGTTTATCCACAGGAGTCTATAATGTCGCGGCATATGAGAAGAGTGCATTTGAGGGAGAAAAATGTTGAATGTGAGGTTTGTGGGGACAAATTTTTCGGTTCTTACGACGTTAAATTACATATGGTGAAACACAACGGTGATAAAAAGTTCGTATGTTCCGTCTGTGGTAAGAAATTCTCCAAGCGCAGTAATTTGAACTCCCATTCTGTTCTACACACTAGGGAAAAAGAATTCGTATGCTCTGTCTGCAATAAAGCGTTTGCACATCAGACGAATTTAAAAATGCATCTACGAAACAGACATAGTCAGTTTGAGGAATCCAGAATTGATGAAATCGATGACAATGAGATGGTACAAATGGAGATTATACAAGACGAACTGGAGACCCAAGTGGCTGGCCAGTACATTCAATGA